Part of the Plasmodium knowlesi strain H genome assembly, chromosome: 11 genome is shown below.
TTCTCCGGAGGGATAATAACACAAGCGACGGAACAAATTAACCAGGAGAGTGctagtaagaaaaaaaaaaaaaaaaaaaaaaaaaaaaaaaaaaaaaaaaattggcatcCCGAAATGATGGGGACACTATGGCTACCCACAAAGGGGAGACGCCTCTACagcataaaaataattgacAAGGtgacaaagaaaaatgtaaaaatatatgagcattcattttttgggaagaaagggaaaggaaagaaatccAAGGAGGGGTGTCCACACGACAATGGTGAGAGTACGCTTCATACTGATGAAGGACTTACGTGCATACAGAATCAAGGGGGAACACCCATAGTTGGCGTCAAAGGTGATGTATGCAAAGTGGGCAGAAGGAAggcatccattttttatgaaagCGAAAGAATTATTAAGTGCGAAAGTGGAGCAGGCGGCGACGGAGCCATCAGTTTCAAGAAGTTTAAACGGAAGGTGCTGGGGCCTCTGGGTATACCAAATGGCgggaaaggaggaaatggtGGCGATGTGTACTTACGTTATTGGGACCCTAAAGGAGGTGGTCCTTTCATCAgcaagaggaagagaagaggTGAAGATAAACATGTCTATGTTAACAACTTGGCAGAGTTACCCTGCGTTATTTCGGCTACCAATGGAGCGAAAGGAAAAGCTAATCAActgagaggaaaaaatggaatgagcgtatttttatatataaacaaaatGTGTCATGTGTATAGACTCTTTCCACGTGAGGTCGAAGAATCTACATGTACAGAGGTCGCACAGTTCGAATGTACAGATGAATCTTTGCACATCTTAAGCAGACACACATACGATGCAAAGAGATTTTCTTTGGATGGTGAACAGAGGGATGTACTAATGATGGGAAGGAACAACGAATTAACGAACCCCCATGTGAAgggagatgaaaaaaaattactcagTTACAAATCCCAATACGAAGACAAAGTCTACAAAGtgataaaaagagaagaccccatttatgtaaaaaaaaatatgcacatattaAAACATCTAATCAGGATGGACAAAGAAGTGGGAAGAGAAATATACATCGGGATGTTAAGTCCATTTAACAATTCACTTTTACTCtccaaaggaggagaaggaggtAAAGGGAATAACATGCAAGATACCTACACTTATGGGAAAGGAGCAAAAGGAACTACTTCATACATAAAAATCGTTTATCGATGCATTAGTGATACTTGCTTTTTAGGGTTTCCCGGGTCGGGTAAATCCACTCTGCTCTCCTTAATCGCGCCGAAAATACACACGGTGAATAACTTGTATGTACTGAAAAAGATTTTCTTCACAGATAACTTCCAGGTGTCCGTGGCGGACTTCGCTGGCGATTGGACAGAGAGTGGAACGGGCATACATGATGCAGGCGGCATATCGGATGGAGGATGCGTAACAGATGGAGGATGCATAACAGATGGAGGATGCATAACAGATGGAAATAGCATGACAGATGGAGAAGGCATATCAGGTGGAAGTAACAAAGCAGAGCAGAGCCCCCCCTTCCGCATCAGCCCCAACGTGGCTCACCACTTGGAACTCGTCCACCTCCTCGTCATCGTCCTGGACATGCATCGCGAGCTGATGCCCCAGTTTCGAGCCATTAGGTGAGTATAGGGACACAGCACCACGCGCCGGTTATCGCA
Proteins encoded:
- a CDS encoding GTP-binding protein, putative, translated to MGTLWLPTKGRRLYSIKIIDKVTKKNVKIYEHSFFGKKGKGKKSKEGCPHDNGESTLHTDEGLTCIQNQGGTPIVGVKGDVCKVGRRKASIFYESERIIKCESGAGGDGAISFKKFKRKVLGPLGIPNGGKGGNGGDVYLRYWDPKGGGPFISKRKRRGEDKHVYVNNLAELPCVISATNGAKGKANQLRGKNGMSVFLYINKMCHVYRLFPREVEESTCTEVAQFECTDESLHILSRHTYDAKRFSLDGEQRDVLMMGRNNELTNPHVKGDEKKLLSYKSQYEDKVYKVIKREDPIYVKKNMHILKHLIRMDKEVGREIYIGMLSPFNNSLLLSKGGEGGKGNNMQDTYTYGKGAKGTTSYIKIVYRCISDTCFLGFPGSGKSTLLSLIAPKIHTVNNLYVLKKIFFTDNFQVSVADFAGDWTESGTGIHDAGGISDGGCVTDGGCITDGGCITDGNSMTDGEGISGGSNKAEQSPPFRISPNVAHHLELVHLLVIVLDMHRELMPQFRAIREELRRKDERLFHKPYMVAINKCDVHFTEKIKRAEEAYQEIKAYGGDDVPIFFISAKYAMGIDKFVTQLRMCVQKLKQAKC